A genomic stretch from Leptotrichia sp. HSP-536 includes:
- a CDS encoding EcsC family protein, with translation MLEREMMNLLENCYDKALEGVLPGERTVVELAEDYLAKSSSREKAIDNLIGYQTVLCGTNGFITGLGGLLVLPVAIPANVASVIYVQLRMIAAIAHINGYDIYSDQVRTIAYACLTGSSAANILKNAGIKIGEKVAVNIIKKIPRTVLVKINQQVGFRLVTKFGQKGFVNIVKMVPLVGGAVGGAFDAGMTLTIGNIAKKVFVE, from the coding sequence ATGTTAGAAAGAGAAATGATGAACTTGTTGGAAAACTGCTATGATAAAGCGCTGGAAGGGGTATTACCTGGAGAAAGAACAGTTGTGGAGTTGGCAGAAGATTATTTAGCAAAAAGCAGCAGTAGAGAAAAAGCAATAGACAATTTAATAGGATATCAAACAGTATTGTGTGGAACAAATGGATTTATAACAGGATTAGGTGGATTATTAGTATTACCCGTAGCGATACCAGCAAATGTAGCAAGTGTGATTTATGTACAGTTAAGAATGATAGCAGCAATAGCACATATAAATGGGTATGATATTTACAGCGATCAGGTAAGAACAATAGCTTATGCGTGTTTAACAGGAAGTTCAGCAGCAAATATATTAAAAAATGCAGGAATAAAAATTGGTGAAAAAGTAGCAGTTAATATAATAAAAAAAATTCCTAGAACAGTATTAGTAAAGATAAATCAACAAGTTGGCTTTAGATTAGTTACAAAATTTGGACAAAAAGGTTTTGTGAATATTGTAAAAATGGTACCCTTAGTAGGCGGAGCAGTAGGTGGAGCATTTGATGCAGGGATGACATTAACGATAGGGAATATAGCAAAAAAAGTATTTGTAGAATAG
- a CDS encoding 4Fe-4S cluster-binding domain-containing protein: MKVKIASIKKSRYEDGPGIRTTIFFQDCNVKCRGCHNERIQGIRYGKEYEVKDLCEKILAYNLPVKKITISVESL, from the coding sequence ATGAAAGTAAAAATTGCATCCATTAAGAAAAGCAGATATGAAGATGGACCTGGAATTAGAACAACAATATTTTTTCAAGATTGTAATGTAAAATGTAGAGGTTGTCACAATGAAAGAATACAAGGTATACGATACGGAAAAGAGTATGAAGTAAAAGATTTATGTGAAAAAATATTAGCGTATAATTTGCCAGTAAAAAAAATTACTATTTCGGTGGAGAGCCTATGA
- a CDS encoding GTPase family protein: MTNFRDYRKMDIEKKLEKARFMPLDVMVTGVTGAGKSTTLNTIFRKNVAIVGNGVDPETMSLEFYSLNDVFRLWDTPGLGDGVKNDEIHKRKLVNLLYKTYSLDGNVYGWVDLAIVVLEGLNRDMGSTYTLLNEVIVPNIQADRILVVINQADMAMKGRHWNKETNEPDEILIEFLEKQASSIQNRVKEATGVTIRKPVYYSAEYSYNVEKLLDFIIDNIILERRQLIGA; the protein is encoded by the coding sequence ATGACAAATTTTAGAGATTATAGAAAAATGGATATAGAAAAAAAATTAGAAAAAGCAAGATTTATGCCTTTGGATGTAATGGTGACAGGAGTAACAGGAGCAGGAAAATCAACAACATTAAATACAATTTTTAGAAAAAATGTGGCAATAGTTGGTAACGGAGTAGATCCAGAAACAATGAGTCTGGAATTTTATTCATTAAATGATGTATTTAGATTGTGGGATACTCCAGGATTGGGAGATGGTGTTAAGAACGATGAAATTCATAAAAGAAAATTGGTAAATTTATTATATAAAACTTATTCATTGGATGGAAATGTCTATGGCTGGGTAGATTTGGCAATTGTAGTACTGGAAGGATTAAATAGGGATATGGGAAGTACATATACATTATTAAATGAAGTGATAGTTCCAAATATACAGGCAGATAGGATATTAGTGGTAATTAATCAGGCGGATATGGCAATGAAAGGCAGACACTGGAATAAAGAAACAAATGAACCAGATGAAATATTAATAGAATTTTTGGAAAAACAAGCGAGTTCAATACAAAACAGAGTAAAAGAAGCAACAGGAGTAACAATAAGGAAACCAGTATATTATTCAGCAGAATATAGTTACAACGTAGAAAAATTACTAGATTTTATAATAGATAATATAATTTTGGAAAGAAGGCAGTTAATAGGAGCATAA
- the csx20 gene encoding CRISPR-associated protein Csx20 — translation MKKKEKKVLLVFSHQLTENQKKELVEEYKVKEIKNLPEELQNMWSNVSIKKNYRENLEKIKKFIKENFNKDDIILIQGNWGYTYNLVKWSIENELIPVYSYTERNVEEIKEGEIVKKISYFEHVKFIKYE, via the coding sequence ATGAAAAAAAAAGAAAAAAAGGTACTATTAGTATTTTCGCATCAATTAACAGAGAATCAGAAAAAAGAATTGGTTGAAGAATACAAAGTAAAAGAAATTAAAAATTTACCTGAAGAATTACAGAATATGTGGTCAAATGTATCAATAAAGAAAAATTATAGAGAAAATTTGGAAAAAATAAAAAAATTTATTAAAGAAAATTTTAACAAAGATGATATAATTTTAATTCAAGGTAACTGGGGATATACATATAATCTTGTAAAATGGTCAATAGAAAATGAATTAATTCCTGTATATAGTTATACTGAAAGAAATGTTGAAGAAATAAAAGAAGGTGAAATTGTAAAAAAGATAAGTTATTTTGAGCATGTAAAGTTTATAAAATATGAATAG
- the csx2 gene encoding TIGR02221 family CRISPR-associated protein, whose amino-acid sequence MAKILIAGLGKGMIDIRSNERDYRKANYRIKNEDLKTYKIYKDEYFVTSVLEKHYEIDKTIYIGTAGSMWDKLYVHYCEKNKITIDEEYKKELRNITEKANKNTEVNLIDAGKFNSKFSNVEIIVTKYGMDADEIFENFSGIMKIINSLNINDEIYLDITHSFRSNAMWMFLVMNYITDVIDKNIKIKTITYGMLEEMDDDTDDEGNLIKVASVINLKPFYDLMKWIKGANAFKEYGNSYEFLDMLTNEELKNSMEEFSNSMNMNYIGNIKENIEKINKIEKIIKTLDGPAKLLLPDILERFAENFGKEQNTFEMLLNLAEWHYNQKRYSMSFVNIVEAIYTFAGKILGIEDINKGKDKLREWINGINEENRVDYKKLSEKEIENRIELSKIFENFRIIRNNISHTLENKAEMQDIISKIPKNIQKLREIFKMEYSNEILQSKNLQSQSTYTYLEKLAEEGKFIEIGRIISNGIYDFLFKELNVQKSGENKNIVKNWLDNKKENFEQKSKKEQLYELMKFFLEIKNNKRNITENEMIKKITHLRKILMNKVFVESFKNINLSNKENRKVLIFKDVVNENEKKELIKKFKIKRISKLSAEVAKDWQNLENDSKKEKNIKRFKEIIEKNIVSGDILLINGEIGITFKIVNWAKEKGIIAIYGLKKEKDNFLTKTEFREY is encoded by the coding sequence ATGGCGAAGATACTTATAGCGGGCTTGGGAAAAGGAATGATAGATATCCGTAGTAATGAAAGAGATTATAGAAAAGCGAATTATAGAATAAAAAACGAAGATTTGAAAACGTATAAAATATATAAAGATGAGTATTTCGTTACATCAGTTTTGGAAAAACATTATGAGATTGACAAGACTATATATATTGGAACGGCAGGATCTATGTGGGATAAACTGTATGTGCATTATTGTGAAAAAAATAAAATAACAATAGATGAGGAATACAAAAAGGAATTAAGAAACATTACAGAAAAAGCTAATAAAAATACAGAAGTAAATTTAATAGATGCAGGCAAGTTTAACAGCAAATTTTCAAATGTGGAAATTATTGTAACTAAATATGGAATGGATGCAGATGAAATTTTTGAAAATTTTTCAGGAATTATGAAGATAATAAATTCTTTAAATATAAATGATGAAATTTATTTGGATATAACACATTCTTTTAGATCAAATGCGATGTGGATGTTTTTGGTAATGAATTATATTACAGATGTTATTGATAAAAATATTAAGATAAAAACAATAACTTATGGTATGTTAGAAGAAATGGATGATGATACAGATGATGAGGGAAATTTAATAAAAGTGGCATCAGTAATAAATTTGAAACCTTTTTATGATCTGATGAAATGGATTAAAGGAGCGAATGCTTTTAAGGAATATGGAAATAGTTATGAATTTTTGGATATGCTTACTAATGAAGAGCTGAAAAATAGCATGGAAGAATTTTCAAATTCTATGAATATGAATTACATTGGGAATATAAAGGAAAACATTGAAAAAATTAATAAAATAGAAAAAATTATAAAGACTTTGGATGGACCTGCTAAGTTGCTATTACCAGATATTTTAGAAAGATTTGCAGAAAATTTTGGGAAAGAACAAAATACATTTGAAATGTTATTGAATTTAGCAGAATGGCATTATAATCAAAAAAGGTATTCAATGAGTTTTGTAAATATTGTTGAAGCAATTTATACTTTCGCAGGAAAAATTTTAGGAATTGAGGATATAAATAAAGGTAAGGATAAATTGAGAGAATGGATAAATGGAATAAATGAAGAAAATAGAGTAGATTACAAAAAATTATCAGAGAAAGAAATAGAAAATAGAATAGAATTGAGCAAGATTTTTGAAAACTTTAGAATTATTAGAAATAACATATCACATACATTGGAAAATAAGGCGGAAATGCAAGATATTATTTCAAAAATTCCAAAAAATATACAAAAATTGAGAGAAATATTTAAAATGGAGTATTCAAATGAGATTTTACAATCTAAAAATCTTCAATCACAATCAACATACACTTATTTAGAAAAACTAGCCGAAGAAGGAAAATTTATAGAAATTGGAAGAATAATATCTAATGGTATATATGATTTTTTATTTAAAGAACTTAATGTACAAAAATCAGGAGAAAATAAAAATATTGTAAAAAATTGGTTAGATAATAAAAAGGAAAATTTTGAACAGAAATCCAAAAAAGAACAATTATATGAATTAATGAAATTTTTTCTGGAAATAAAAAATAATAAAAGAAATATTACAGAAAACGAAATGATAAAAAAAATAACACATTTGCGAAAAATACTAATGAATAAAGTATTTGTAGAATCTTTTAAAAATATAAATTTGTCAAATAAAGAAAATAGAAAAGTTTTAATATTTAAGGATGTAGTAAATGAAAATGAAAAAAAAGAATTAATAAAAAAATTTAAAATCAAAAGAATAAGTAAGTTAAGTGCTGAAGTTGCAAAAGACTGGCAAAATCTTGAAAATGACAGTAAGAAAGAAAAAAATATTAAAAGGTTTAAAGAAATAATAGAAAAAAACATTGTTTCTGGCGATATTCTCTTAATAAATGGAGAAATAGGAATAACTTTTAAAATAGTAAACTGGGCAAAAGAAAAAGGAATAATCGCAATTTATGGATTAAAAAAAGAGAAAGATAATTTTCTGACAAAAACAGAATTTAGAGAGTACTAG
- the cas2 gene encoding CRISPR-associated endonuclease Cas2, with protein MMTWFIYDITDDRNRSRLIKIAQKHGLYRVQKSVFLGNIEKDEIDQIIKESKKVINLREDSVYIFPVCETDYKKATLLGLSFEEDIVKDEKPVLFF; from the coding sequence ATGATGACGTGGTTCATATATGATATAACAGACGACAGAAATAGAAGTAGATTAATTAAGATAGCACAAAAGCATGGATTATACAGAGTTCAGAAGTCAGTATTTTTGGGAAATATAGAAAAGGATGAAATAGATCAGATTATAAAAGAAAGTAAAAAAGTTATCAATTTGCGAGAAGATTCGGTATACATTTTTCCAGTTTGTGAAACGGATTATAAAAAGGCAACATTGCTAGGCTTGTCTTTTGAAGAGGACATTGTTAAAGATGAAAAGCCAGTATTATTTTTTTAG
- a CDS encoding GTPase family protein gives MRKNIFKEIEKNVMRENMDEKTRQKLLGNLLRIKNQRINLMITGATGVGKSSTINALFGKEVAKVGTSADPETTEIDKYELDNLVIWDTPGLGDGKEADNKHSKRIIDKLYEKDENDNLLIDLVLVILDGSSRDLGTSYELINNVIISNLGGNKENRILVAINQADVAMKGKYWNTEENRPEKKLQEFLENKLISVKRRIKEATGIDTEPIYYSAGEKEEGYIQQKTYNLSKLLYYILQRTPEEKRLVYAQNMNKEEIMWKDNDDLQDYRAEVLEKFVESVTKGMAIGGTIGQAIGSL, from the coding sequence ATGAGAAAAAATATATTTAAGGAAATTGAAAAAAATGTTATGCGTGAAAATATGGATGAGAAAACAAGACAAAAATTGTTAGGGAATTTGTTGAGAATAAAGAATCAAAGAATTAATTTGATGATAACAGGTGCAACAGGAGTAGGAAAAAGCAGTACAATTAATGCGTTATTTGGTAAGGAAGTAGCGAAAGTAGGAACAAGTGCAGATCCAGAAACGACGGAAATTGATAAATATGAGTTGGATAATTTAGTAATATGGGATACTCCAGGATTAGGTGATGGAAAAGAAGCAGATAACAAACATAGTAAAAGAATAATTGACAAACTTTATGAAAAAGATGAAAATGATAATTTGTTAATTGATTTGGTTTTGGTAATTTTGGATGGAAGTAGCAGGGATTTGGGAACATCGTACGAATTAATAAATAATGTAATAATATCGAATTTAGGGGGAAATAAGGAAAATAGGATATTGGTTGCGATAAATCAGGCGGATGTAGCGATGAAAGGTAAATATTGGAATACGGAAGAAAACAGACCTGAAAAGAAATTGCAAGAATTTTTGGAAAATAAACTAATATCAGTAAAAAGAAGGATAAAAGAAGCAACAGGAATAGACACAGAGCCAATTTACTACAGTGCTGGAGAAAAAGAAGAAGGATATATACAACAAAAAACATACAATTTATCAAAATTATTATACTACATATTACAACGCACACCAGAAGAAAAGAGATTAGTTTATGCTCAAAATATGAATAAGGAAGAAATTATGTGGAAAGATAATGATGATTTACAAGATTACAGAGCGGAAGTTTTAGAGAAATTTGTGGAATCAGTAACAAAAGGAATGGCAATAGGTGGAACAATAGGTCAAGCAATAGGAAGTTTATAG
- a CDS encoding 4Fe-4S single cluster domain-containing protein — protein MKVKIASIQKNRYEDGPGIRLTVFFQGCNVKCKGCHNSGIQDIRTGREYEVKKLCDEIMSYNLPVKKITISGGEPLMQKEALEEFINEMHEKDFEIALYTSYDFKDVSRNILKKLKYLKVGKYMHELRIQGKFFGSSNQKFYSLKNGEIVNEN, from the coding sequence ATGAAAGTAAAAATTGCATCAATTCAAAAAAATAGATATGAAGATGGGCCAGGAATTAGATTAACAGTATTTTTTCAAGGCTGTAATGTGAAATGTAAAGGTTGCCATAATAGTGGAATCCAAGACATCCGAACAGGTAGGGAATATGAAGTAAAAAAATTGTGTGATGAAATAATGTCTTATAATTTGCCAGTAAAAAAAATTACTATTTCAGGTGGAGAACCTTTAATGCAAAAGGAAGCCTTGGAAGAATTTATTAATGAAATGCATGAAAAAGATTTTGAAATAGCACTTTATACCTCCTATGATTTTAAAGATGTCTCAAGAAATATTTTGAAAAAATTAAAGTATTTAAAAGTTGGAAAATATATGCATGAATTGAGAATACAAGGAAAATTTTTCGGATCAAGCAATCAAAAATTTTATTCATTGAAAAATGGGGAAATTGTAAATGAAAATTAG
- a CDS encoding TM1812 family CRISPR-associated protein, which produces MESNILIMSLSNNLEENIKRAKKNKKEYRWKDKKFNLEKYEYLTKVYLEKLKPNKIVVFGTQQSSWNYLYNLLNEYFYSEDKKIIFEESKQNDIGYIKKEFEKKFLDKCKIFFVESKNNFDNQNIASDLIFQIEEIKNILDEQSRSKIYVDITGGLRIMYMSLVSIINILKMYYSQLNLKVLYSQNDINTDYFQIIDITNVLEKLDFVDAVSSFTKYGSIDKLREIGNRDLLNKLDEFYIKLQFNLKGIDDIYKKITKINLKNEYENILKEKIKEVKSLKNEKYHNKVKNYGLEIVNKYESDNKKYKNLKDKRNKIVHPLNKSGKYIENNDEYRNSSKRKILIWNLGSGESGKGYEKIFYEYLDNEGKKEIIETQYTFEPYIEDYNQIYIFGLETGKWDILTENFKNKGIMLPNEKIKYVQIDNFGDVDELYLKIKNEIEVKKREIIEIDMDITHSFRDIPFNLLTSLRLFELLNDNVVIHSIYYGERILNLEYGSIYKIPILKIINLYKSIAEFKDYTKYTNALENTKMIDEKLLKIMRKISEAYTYNEYKKIIEISKEFEKVNNKELDLINKKVYEIIEVKLIKNETYEELIKFVRKQKDSKNYALALLFLIDIYKYKIFKIDSKEKSENFYKKVEKLKTKNIDNKIDELINSINKLNEIRNDAGHINTRERNDTTYCSNLLNNVIGIMNKFTLQDIEKYSKKYGKIK; this is translated from the coding sequence ATGGAAAGTAATATTTTAATTATGTCTTTATCAAATAATCTTGAAGAGAACATAAAAAGAGCAAAGAAAAATAAGAAAGAATATAGATGGAAAGATAAAAAATTTAATTTAGAAAAATATGAATACTTAACAAAGGTTTATTTAGAAAAATTAAAACCAAATAAAATAGTAGTTTTTGGAACACAACAAAGCAGTTGGAATTATCTGTATAATTTGCTGAATGAATATTTTTACTCTGAAGATAAAAAAATTATATTTGAAGAAAGTAAACAAAATGATATTGGGTACATAAAAAAAGAATTTGAAAAGAAATTTTTAGATAAGTGTAAAATATTTTTTGTTGAAAGTAAAAATAATTTTGATAATCAGAATATTGCTTCTGATTTAATTTTTCAGATAGAAGAAATAAAAAATATATTAGATGAACAAAGCAGAAGTAAAATTTATGTTGATATAACAGGTGGTCTTAGAATAATGTATATGTCATTAGTTTCAATCATCAATATTTTAAAAATGTATTATAGTCAATTGAATTTAAAAGTGCTGTATTCCCAAAATGATATAAATACAGATTATTTTCAAATAATTGATATAACAAATGTACTAGAAAAATTGGATTTTGTAGACGCTGTTAGTTCTTTTACAAAATATGGAAGTATTGATAAATTAAGAGAAATTGGGAATAGGGATTTATTGAATAAACTAGATGAATTTTATATTAAATTACAATTTAATTTAAAAGGTATTGATGATATTTATAAAAAAATAACTAAAATAAATTTAAAAAATGAATATGAAAATATTTTAAAAGAAAAAATTAAAGAAGTAAAATCACTAAAGAATGAAAAATATCATAATAAAGTAAAAAATTATGGCTTAGAAATAGTGAATAAGTATGAAAGTGATAATAAAAAATATAAAAATTTAAAGGATAAAAGAAATAAAATTGTTCATCCTTTAAATAAATCAGGGAAATATATAGAAAATAACGATGAATATAGAAATTCATCAAAAAGAAAAATATTGATTTGGAATTTAGGGTCAGGTGAATCAGGAAAAGGATATGAAAAAATATTTTATGAGTATTTAGATAACGAAGGAAAAAAAGAAATTATAGAAACACAATACACATTTGAGCCTTACATAGAGGATTATAATCAAATTTATATTTTTGGACTTGAAACAGGGAAATGGGATATTTTAACAGAAAATTTTAAAAATAAAGGTATAATGTTACCAAATGAAAAAATAAAATATGTTCAAATTGATAATTTTGGAGATGTAGACGAGTTATATTTAAAAATAAAAAATGAAATAGAAGTAAAAAAACGAGAAATAATAGAAATAGATATGGATATTACCCACTCATTTAGAGATATTCCATTTAATTTATTGACTTCGTTGAGATTGTTTGAATTATTAAATGATAATGTCGTCATTCATTCGATTTATTATGGAGAAAGAATATTAAACTTGGAGTATGGAAGTATTTATAAAATACCTATTTTAAAAATAATTAATTTGTATAAATCAATAGCAGAATTTAAAGATTATACAAAATATACAAATGCTTTAGAAAATACTAAAATGATAGATGAAAAATTATTAAAAATTATGAGAAAAATTTCAGAAGCATATACATATAATGAATATAAAAAGATTATAGAGATATCTAAAGAATTTGAAAAAGTAAATAATAAAGAACTAGATTTAATAAATAAAAAAGTATATGAAATTATAGAAGTAAAATTAATAAAAAATGAAACATATGAAGAATTAATAAAATTTGTGAGAAAACAAAAAGATTCTAAAAATTATGCACTGGCACTGCTCTTTTTGATTGATATTTATAAATATAAAATTTTTAAAATCGATTCGAAAGAAAAAAGTGAAAATTTTTATAAAAAAGTGGAAAAACTAAAAACTAAGAATATTGACAATAAAATAGATGAATTAATAAATTCTATAAATAAATTGAATGAAATAAGAAATGATGCAGGACATATTAACACTAGAGAAAGAAATGATACAACATATTGCTCAAATTTATTAAATAACGTAATAGGAATTATGAATAAATTTACGTTACAAGACATTGAAAAATATTCAAAAAAATACGGTAAAATAAAATAA